The following are from one region of the Stanieria cyanosphaera PCC 7437 genome:
- a CDS encoding helix-turn-helix domain-containing protein — translation MSEKTEALRRDLGIIEEKLMDAEKQKRLEAAGYKVGNTSDFLGLTDAETELVEIKTRLALFAKEQRKINNLSQETLAKKMGSSQSRVAKIESGDPSVSLDLIFRALLNTGVTRQELASIILNSDDNETQKLMSN, via the coding sequence ATGTCAGAAAAGACTGAAGCATTACGACGCGATTTAGGAATAATAGAGGAAAAGTTAATGGACGCTGAAAAACAAAAACGGCTAGAGGCTGCTGGTTATAAAGTTGGAAATACCAGCGATTTTTTGGGCTTAACTGATGCTGAAACCGAATTGGTGGAAATTAAAACAAGACTGGCTTTATTTGCCAAAGAACAAAGAAAAATAAACAATCTCTCTCAAGAAACCCTAGCTAAGAAAATGGGTTCTTCACAATCGCGGGTGGCTAAAATAGAATCTGGAGATCCATCTGTATCATTAGATTTGATATTTCGTGCGCTTTTAAACACTGGAGTTACTCGTCAAGAATTAGCAAGCATAATCTTGAATTCTGATGATAATGAGACACAAAAACTAATGAGCAATTAA
- the psb34 gene encoding photosystem II assembly protein Psb34 — protein MYSTTDENGIINNFPKEPKMYLAEKPSSAQKRNYALQGIAAGLLLTAVVWISLAVS, from the coding sequence ATGTATTCAACAACTGACGAAAACGGAATTATTAATAACTTTCCCAAAGAACCAAAAATGTATTTAGCAGAAAAACCTTCTTCAGCACAAAAACGTAATTATGCGCTTCAAGGTATAGCTGCTGGTTTATTGCTTACTGCTGTAGTTTGGATTTCTCTAGCGGTTAGTTAG
- a CDS encoding ABC transporter permease, giving the protein MTTTRIRLSRRFRPNLSLILTFVGLIISIGFILIALLAPTLQTWGWIQDPTASLINPIHQPPGSSYWFGTTRQGYDVFARTLFGTQAALKVVILATTISLILGVPVGLVSGYLGGKVDKILLFLMDTIYTLPGLLLSVTLAFVVGQGVFNAAIALSIAYIPQYYRLVRNHTTSVKTELFIEAAQAMGASTSRVLSRYLFWNVIQSVPVLFTLNAADAILILGGLGFLGLGLPPEVPEWGHDLRLALDALPTGIWWSATFPGLAMTLMVTGLSLVGEGLSEFLNPKSR; this is encoded by the coding sequence ATGACCACAACCAGAATTAGATTGTCTCGTCGTTTTCGTCCTAATTTGTCGCTAATTTTAACTTTTGTAGGTTTAATTATTAGCATCGGCTTTATTCTCATCGCTTTGCTTGCCCCGACTTTACAAACTTGGGGCTGGATCCAAGATCCAACAGCATCTCTAATTAATCCGATTCATCAACCACCAGGATCGTCTTATTGGTTTGGGACAACTCGTCAAGGCTATGATGTTTTTGCTAGGACTTTATTTGGTACGCAAGCAGCTTTAAAAGTCGTAATTCTGGCGACTACGATTAGTTTGATTTTGGGTGTTCCTGTAGGTTTAGTTAGTGGTTATTTAGGCGGAAAAGTCGATAAAATCCTGTTATTTTTGATGGATACGATTTATACCCTACCAGGATTGCTTTTATCAGTTACTCTTGCTTTCGTGGTTGGTCAGGGAGTATTTAATGCAGCGATCGCTCTTAGTATTGCTTATATTCCTCAATATTATCGTCTTGTTCGTAATCATACTACTAGCGTTAAGACAGAATTATTTATTGAAGCAGCGCAAGCAATGGGTGCTTCTACCAGTCGAGTTTTATCGCGTTATCTGTTTTGGAATGTAATTCAAAGTGTTCCTGTTTTATTTACCCTCAATGCAGCCGATGCCATTTTAATTTTAGGTGGTTTGGGATTTTTGGGTTTGGGGTTACCTCCAGAAGTACCAGAATGGGGTCACGATCTCAGATTGGCCTTAGATGCTTTACCTACAGGGATTTGGTGGTCAGCTACTTTTCCTGGTTTAGCCATGACTTTGATGGTAACAGGATTGTCTTTAGTAGGAGAAGGTTTGAGTGAGTTTTTGAATCCTAAATCGCGTTAA
- the rnhA gene encoding ribonuclease HI, with product MSEQLKQVIIYTDGACTGNPGAGGYGAILIYNQHRKEISGGYRLTTNNRMEMMAAIAALTSLKHKCAVTLHSDSKYLVDAMKLGWAKKWQANGWMRNKKEKAKNPDLWQQLLDLCQYHQVDFVWVKGHAGIPENELCDRLAVAAAGESNLPPDLGYL from the coding sequence GTGTCAGAACAATTAAAGCAAGTAATAATTTACACCGATGGTGCTTGTACAGGAAATCCTGGTGCAGGCGGTTATGGCGCAATACTAATTTATAACCAACATCGTAAAGAAATTTCTGGTGGCTATCGTTTAACTACCAACAATCGCATGGAAATGATGGCTGCGATCGCAGCTTTGACTTCTCTCAAACATAAATGTGCTGTTACTCTTCACAGTGATTCTAAATATTTAGTCGATGCGATGAAACTAGGTTGGGCTAAAAAATGGCAAGCTAACGGCTGGATGAGAAATAAAAAAGAAAAAGCCAAAAACCCCGATCTTTGGCAACAATTACTTGATTTATGTCAATATCACCAAGTAGATTTTGTCTGGGTAAAAGGTCATGCAGGAATACCAGAAAACGAATTATGCGATCGCTTGGCGGTAGCTGCTGCTGGGGAGTCTAATTTACCCCCCGATCTGGGTTATCTTTGA
- a CDS encoding D-alanine--D-alanine ligase family protein — MARTKIGLLFGGCSGEHEVSINSAKAIASALAQGDNLYHYEVIPVYIAKNGIWYAGDIAHNILKTKQPLEVETNQSRWQFPPLVSEIEVWFPILHGPNGEDGTVQGLLQLMQVPYVGSGVLGSAMGIDKIAMKTAFAEAGLPQVKYMAVTRPQIWSNPCVFPKLCDEIEATLDYPCFVKPANLGSSVGIAKVRNRQELETALDNAASYDRRIIVEAGVVAREVECAVLGNDDPKASVVGEISFNSDFYDYETKYTEGLAQLHIPAQIPDAIAAKIQAMSLQAFAAVDAAGLARVDFFYIEATGEVLINEINTLPGFTATSMYPQMWAATNVPFPELVNRLIQFAIERH, encoded by the coding sequence ATGGCAAGAACAAAAATTGGGTTGTTATTCGGCGGTTGTTCAGGAGAACATGAAGTTTCTATTAATTCGGCAAAAGCGATCGCATCAGCTTTGGCTCAAGGGGATAATCTTTATCATTACGAAGTGATACCTGTTTACATTGCTAAAAACGGAATTTGGTATGCTGGCGATATCGCTCACAATATCCTCAAGACTAAGCAGCCTTTAGAAGTAGAAACGAATCAAAGTAGATGGCAATTTCCACCTTTAGTTTCGGAAATAGAGGTATGGTTTCCGATTCTGCATGGCCCTAATGGTGAAGATGGCACAGTACAGGGTTTGTTACAACTGATGCAAGTTCCTTACGTTGGCAGTGGTGTATTGGGTTCGGCGATGGGAATAGATAAAATTGCCATGAAAACTGCTTTTGCTGAGGCGGGATTACCTCAAGTAAAATACATGGCAGTAACAAGACCGCAAATTTGGTCTAATCCCTGTGTTTTTCCGAAACTCTGCGATGAAATCGAAGCCACTCTAGATTATCCTTGCTTTGTCAAACCTGCTAACTTGGGTTCTTCGGTTGGCATTGCTAAAGTAAGAAATCGCCAAGAATTAGAAACTGCCCTCGATAATGCTGCTAGTTACGACCGACGTATTATTGTTGAAGCTGGTGTGGTTGCTAGAGAAGTAGAATGTGCCGTTTTGGGTAACGATGATCCTAAAGCTTCTGTAGTAGGAGAAATTAGTTTTAATAGTGATTTTTACGACTACGAAACCAAATATACCGAAGGATTAGCCCAATTACACATTCCTGCCCAGATTCCCGATGCGATCGCAGCGAAAATTCAAGCAATGTCTCTGCAAGCTTTTGCTGCGGTTGATGCTGCTGGTTTAGCAAGGGTAGATTTCTTCTATATCGAAGCAACTGGTGAAGTTTTAATTAACGAAATTAATACTCTACCTGGTTTTACTGCTACCAGTATGTATCCTCAGATGTGGGCAGCTACTAATGTTCCTTTTCCTGAATTGGTTAATCGTTTAATTCAATTTGCCATTGAACGTCATTAA
- a CDS encoding FAD-dependent oxidoreductase: MEKIATDVLVVGGGTGGTVAAIQAARCGVQTVLVSEFVWLGGMLTAAGVAAPDGNELAAWQTGIWGAFIRELQQKQSGGLDHAWVSLFTYDPRVGAAIFADWVQQLPNLTWIQGQTPKQILKHQNAVKGVRFEDYLIEAKITIDGTELGDLLALGDLPHRWGWELQAEFDEPSAPVDFNQLTNKYPVQSPTWVFLLQDYGEDNLASEIIPNSQPTNTSFQGAWDNYGTEEFLNYGRLPNNLFMINWPIGGNDYGRGLNRLIESETEAQFLREAYDHSLDFAHYIQSQLGKRYGLASSIFPGNNAFALHPYYRESRRLRGQITITEHDILSIENSSVAPLPKTTTGEINATTEGSSEAIAIGNYPNDHHYPGEEFTLQPKSIHWGGRWTGTPFTIPYGALFSEQVEGFLVCEKNISVSHIANGSTRLQPVVMNIGQAAGMAAALCVQTNCQPWELSIRSLQEALITDRDAPAAVIPLFNLPPEHPEWLKWQRYYLDHPEDYPGDGNCFCQNFSVVKPRGNYYQGIFSCQGNNYQISLIEPNQIWQLITIYPDVEQKLREYPTGKLISVVGRINASGNWLLIEAIL; encoded by the coding sequence ATGGAAAAAATCGCTACAGATGTTTTGGTGGTTGGTGGTGGTACAGGAGGAACGGTTGCAGCGATTCAAGCAGCCCGTTGTGGTGTTCAAACTGTTTTGGTTAGTGAGTTTGTTTGGTTGGGTGGAATGCTTACGGCTGCGGGAGTTGCAGCCCCTGATGGTAATGAATTAGCAGCGTGGCAAACGGGAATTTGGGGGGCATTTATAAGAGAGTTACAGCAAAAACAATCAGGAGGTTTGGATCATGCTTGGGTAAGTTTATTTACTTACGATCCTAGAGTTGGGGCAGCAATATTTGCTGATTGGGTGCAACAATTACCCAATTTAACTTGGATTCAGGGACAAACTCCCAAACAAATATTGAAACATCAAAATGCTGTTAAGGGCGTTAGATTTGAGGATTATTTAATTGAAGCAAAAATTACTATAGATGGAACAGAATTAGGGGATTTATTAGCATTAGGGGATCTTCCCCATCGTTGGGGTTGGGAATTACAAGCAGAATTTGATGAACCAAGCGCGCCTGTTGATTTTAATCAATTAACTAATAAATATCCTGTTCAATCTCCTACTTGGGTGTTTTTACTTCAAGACTATGGTGAAGATAATTTAGCCTCTGAAATTATTCCTAATTCTCAACCCACAAATACTTCTTTTCAAGGTGCTTGGGATAACTATGGTACAGAAGAGTTTCTCAACTACGGTAGATTACCCAATAATCTCTTTATGATCAACTGGCCCATTGGTGGCAATGATTATGGACGAGGATTAAATCGATTGATTGAATCTGAAACTGAAGCACAATTTTTACGAGAAGCTTATGATCACAGTTTAGATTTTGCCCATTACATTCAATCTCAATTAGGTAAACGCTACGGTTTAGCTAGTAGTATTTTTCCTGGAAATAATGCTTTTGCACTTCATCCTTACTATCGGGAAAGTAGAAGATTAAGAGGACAGATAACTATTACAGAACACGATATTTTATCAATTGAAAATAGTTCTGTCGCACCCTTACCAAAAACAACTACAGGAGAAATAAACGCGACTACCGAAGGTAGCAGCGAAGCGATCGCAATAGGTAACTATCCTAACGATCATCATTATCCAGGGGAAGAATTTACTTTACAACCTAAATCTATTCATTGGGGTGGAAGATGGACGGGTACACCTTTTACTATTCCTTATGGTGCGCTATTTTCAGAACAGGTAGAGGGTTTTTTAGTCTGTGAAAAAAATATTTCTGTTTCTCACATTGCTAATGGTAGTACCCGTTTACAACCAGTAGTAATGAATATTGGACAAGCTGCGGGAATGGCTGCTGCGCTGTGTGTTCAAACTAATTGTCAACCTTGGGAATTATCAATTAGAAGTCTTCAAGAGGCTTTAATTACGGATCGAGATGCCCCTGCTGCGGTTATTCCTTTATTTAATTTACCGCCAGAACATCCTGAATGGCTCAAGTGGCAAAGATATTATTTAGATCATCCAGAAGATTATCCTGGAGACGGAAATTGTTTTTGTCAAAACTTTTCTGTGGTTAAACCAAGAGGAAATTATTACCAAGGTATTTTTAGTTGTCAGGGCAATAATTATCAGATCAGTTTAATTGAACCGAATCAAATTTGGCAATTAATTACCATTTATCCTGATGTAGAGCAAAAATTACGAGAATATCCCACAGGAAAACTCATTTCTGTAGTAGGAAGAATTAATGCTTCAGGTAACTGGTTACTAATCGAAGCAATTTTGTAG
- the ndk gene encoding nucleoside-diphosphate kinase encodes MERTFLMIKPDGVQRNLVGEVVRRFETKGFTLVGLKLMKVSRELAEKHYDVHKERPFFGSLVDFITSAPVVAMVWEGDGVVAAARKIIGATNPLTAEPGTIRGDYGVSIGRNLIHGSDAIETAQREISLWFSDEELVSWEPTMKSWLYE; translated from the coding sequence ATGGAACGCACATTTCTCATGATCAAACCTGATGGGGTACAGCGTAATCTGGTTGGCGAGGTAGTTCGTCGTTTTGAAACGAAGGGCTTTACTTTAGTCGGCTTGAAATTAATGAAAGTCTCCCGTGAATTGGCTGAAAAACATTATGATGTCCACAAAGAAAGACCATTTTTTGGTAGTTTAGTAGATTTTATTACTTCTGCTCCTGTGGTAGCAATGGTTTGGGAAGGAGACGGGGTAGTCGCTGCTGCTAGAAAAATTATTGGTGCTACTAATCCTCTGACTGCTGAACCTGGTACAATTCGGGGTGATTATGGGGTTAGTATCGGTCGAAATTTAATTCATGGTTCCGATGCGATCGAAACTGCCCAAAGAGAGATTAGTTTGTGGTTTAGTGACGAGGAATTAGTTAGTTGGGAACCAACGATGAAGTCTTGGTTATATGAATAA